One part of the Musa acuminata AAA Group cultivar baxijiao chromosome BXJ1-5, Cavendish_Baxijiao_AAA, whole genome shotgun sequence genome encodes these proteins:
- the LOC135674408 gene encoding probable receptor-like serine/threonine-protein kinase At5g57670 — translation MRQLYAKSRNLKRFLFVAIGKRRNSSGEDDNTEDKAFSVKQINEMEISHLRPSWRCFSYEEIVEATDGFHKDNLVGRGGYAEVYRGVTEDGGAIAVKRLTRASSDEQREKDFLTELGAVGHVRHPNVSALLGCCVDGGLHLVFEFYPRGSVSSNLHDTNSPPIAWKLRFNIAVGTARGLHYLHKQCRRRIIHRDIKASNILLTESFEAQISDFGLARWLPSEWTHRAVAPIEGTFGCLAPEYFMHGIVDEKTDVFAFGVFLLEIVTGRKPVDGCHRNLLCWINARSYLNNGIIDKLVDPRLGEEYDMGQLKRLTFAASLCTRPTATLRPSMTEVVELLEGGEITQEQWKMLEEEEEEFWGFDDLDDDDNRCSTPSTSSTGNSQPQFV, via the exons ATGAGACAGTTGTACGCAAAAAGTAGAAACCTCAAGCGCTTCCTCTTTGTTGCTATCGGAAAGAGGAGGAACAGCAGCGGAGAAGATGATAACACCGAGGATAAAGCCTTCTCTGTTAAACAGATCAACGAGATGGAGATTTCACATCTGAGACCGAGCTGGAGATGCTTCTCTTACGAAGAAATCGTCGAAGCAACTGATGGCTTCCACAAAG ACAATTTAGTGGGCAGGGGCGGCTACGCGGAGGTGTACAGGGGAGTGACGGAGGACGGCGGAGCGATCGCGGTGAAGAGGCTGACCAGAGCTTCCTCGGACGagcagagggagaaggacttcttGACGGAGCTCGGAGCTGTCGGCCACGTTCGGCATCCCAACGTCTCCGCTCTCCTCGGCTGCTGCGTCGACGGCGGCCTCCATTTGGTCTTCGAATTCTACCCTCGCGGCTCCGTCTCCTCCAATCTCCACG ATACGAATTCCCCGCCGATAGCTTGGAAGCTGCGCTTCAACATCGCGGTGGGCACCGCCCGGGGGCTTCACTACCTGCACAAGCAGTGCCGGAGAAGGATCATCCACAGGGACATCAAGGCCTCCAACATACTCCTCACAGAAAGCTTCGAAGCACAG ATCTCCGATTTCGGCCTTGCGAGGTGGCTTCCATCCGAGTGGACTCACCGCGCCGTCGCACCGATCGAAGGAACCTTTGG GTGCTTGGCGCCGGAGTACTTCATGCACGGGATCGTGGACGAGAAGACCGACGTCTTCGCGTTTGGTGTCTTCCTGCTGGAGATCGTAACAGGGAGGAAGCCTGTGGATGGTTGTCACAGGAACTTGCTTTGCTGGATAAAC GCTCGATCGTACCTAAATAATGGGATCATAGATAAGCTGGTCGATCCAAGATTAGGGGAGGAGTATGACATGGGGCAGCTCAAAAGACTCACCTTTGCGGCTTCTCTCTGTACCAGACCAACAGCAACATTGCGCCCTTCCATGACTGAG GTTGTGGAATTACTAGAGGGCGGCGAGATCACGCAAGAACAATGGAAGAtgctggaggaggaagaagaagagttttGGGGGTTCGATGACCTTGACGACGATGACAACAGATGCAGTACTCCCTCAACATCATCAACTGGCAACTCTCAGCCACAGTTTGTGTAG